One genomic segment of Helianthus annuus cultivar XRQ/B chromosome 14, HanXRQr2.0-SUNRISE, whole genome shotgun sequence includes these proteins:
- the LOC110906524 gene encoding pantothenate kinase 2 yields MDSLKEDQSDTQAIENINEDAQNISEKEGTEKDMAPPVGNSIHRSGSRPQLDLSGAAIQGNFEERDPTILLPNQSDDISHLALDIGGSLIKLVYFSRHEDRAVNDKRKMSTKERFGDVVNEESGDGRSIRMIHV; encoded by the exons ATGGATAGTTTAAAAGAGGACCAATCAGATACTCAAGCTATTGAGAATATAAATGAGGATGCACAGAACATAAGTGAGAAAGAAGGTACAGAGAAAGATATGGCTCCGCCTGTCGGTAATTCGATACATAGATCGGGTTCACGACCGCAGCTTGATCTTAGCGGTGCAGCAATTCAAGGGAATTTTGAAGAAAGAGACCCCACTATTCTGTTGCCTAATCAGTCTGATGATATTTCTCATTTGGCACTTGACATTGGAG GATCTCTTATCAAGTTGGTTTATTTTTCGAGACACGAGGATCGAGCAGTCAATGACAAGAGGAAAATGTCAACAAAGGAGAGATTtg gagacgtcgtaaacgaggaaagtggagatggaaggtcgataaggatgattcacgtatga
- the LOC110908186 gene encoding chaperone protein dnaJ 11, chloroplastic → MAISFSSASSSLFTSSNFTFNSSSPSQPLPTAVNYKRATVTAAYATAERPSETLRSYRIAGKGSNSLYDVLGVGIGADMREIKSAYRRLARVLHPDVGKGESSADEFMKVQSAYSTLADPEKRAVYDRSLLQRRAGDLFPVRSGGGYRSRRWETDQCW, encoded by the coding sequence ATGGCGATTTCATTTTCATCTGCATCTTCTTCTCTCTTCACTTCCTCCAATTTCACCTTCAATTCATCCTCACCGTCACAACCGCTTCCAACCGCCGTTAACTACAAACGCGCCACCGTCACCGCCGCCTACGCCACCGCAGAGAGGCCGTCGGAAACATTAAGATCGTACCGTATCGCCGGAAAAGGTTCGAATTCACTGTACGATGTGCTCGGAGTAGGAATCGGAGCGGATATGCGAGAGATCAAATCGGCGTACCGGAGATTAGCGAGAGTGTTGCATCCGGACGTCGGAAAGGGAGAGTCGTCGGCGGATGAGTTTATGAAAGTGCAGTCGGCGTATTCGACGCTTGCGGATCCGGAGAAACGAGCGGTTTATGATCGGAGTTTGTTGCAGAGGCGAGCCGGAGATTTGTTTCCGGTGAGGTCTGGTGGCGGTTATAGGAGCCGGAGATGGGAGACCGATCAGTGTTGGTAG